Proteins encoded together in one Dermacentor variabilis isolate Ectoservices chromosome 2, ASM5094787v1, whole genome shotgun sequence window:
- the LOC142572423 gene encoding uncharacterized protein LOC142572423 isoform X3, translating into MRFLPPPCANDRADDSGNYYNISQRLKMKAVRSTLSSTSYATHNGQTPFYQSSYCQSCSGSETDVSTSTENLSAEERLALRRGERQEPQGEETALTEDELSSRSNTLVIRNNSSIDGFTSPFYGKPPESGPVKGMTPLPAANAPVREITEIPKHYLDQSEVLKHLAKEVHKDPQCVRKGSTGSFSFSQSHNDLSPVVNGGSSSPRWKVAAVDIEAAASGGVGGGRGSPPRIFSQQQSMQQQYQQQLQQQTNMAAAAAALLYQQQQQQQQLQQQQLQQQQLQQQQQAHARPSGSAMTLEPETAVQAVQQLLEENSALKAELDMYYSKVSRLQRLELELQKLQNDHDSLAQSTEKRERLHGAMQSRLERELSKSQEVSRRLKEQLDATLTQLSIRSLPDHGDSELKKEVSRRDVLIAQLLTQNKELTAEKERKEIELQAQRATLQEQRNHIDILDNALNNAQANVVKLEEECRKKQFYVERAGQLQKHLAEMQMASERRLQMEKRFRSQLERDVENLTAQKTDGKSPSNPRKESEDVEILKKTLREYEEKIIGLENEVAKWEQRYLEESTMRQIAVDAASVPKDAKIAALERTSQESEKLIAQVRSEKLKQMDELYASQRKCAEQEGKLKDLESRLAEKDAMIRVLQQHSQEKDAVLQSAVMGRPRHARAASSVTLGSAATGTAAHRRTGSKDEIGSSSLSGVVTSEAAASATSTAVSQSQCSDSKKSIDEQLKEFGSRLSNKFFF; encoded by the exons ATGCGCTTCCTTCCTCCTC CATGCGCTAATGATCGAGCGGATGACAGTGGGAACTATTACAATATCAGTCAACGCTTGAAAATGAAAGCTGTGCGTAGCACCCTCTCCTCCACGTCGTATGCCACCCACAATGGCCAAACGCCGTTCTACCAATCGA GCTACTGCCAGAGCTGCTCTGGGAGTGAGACAGATGTCTCCACATCGACCGAGAACTTGAGTGCGGAGGAGCGACTTGCCCTGAGACGCGGGGAGCGGCAGGAACCCCAGGGCGAGGAAACGGCGCTCACCGAGGATGAGCTCAGCTCACGTTCGAACACTCTTGTGATCCGAAACAACAGCTCCATTGATGGTTTTACATCACCATTCTATGGGAAGCCACCAGAAAGCGGTCCTGTAAAGGGCATGACACCATTGCCAGCAGCAAATGCGCCTGTGCGTGAAATCACCGAGATACCTAAGCATTACTTGGACCAGTCCGAAGTGCTCAAGCACCTTGCCAAAGAAGTGCACAAGGACCCTCAATGTGTGCGCAAGGGCTCCACGGGAAGCTTCTCCTTTTCCCAGTCTCACAACGACCTCAGCCCT GTTGTGAATGGAGGCAGCAGCTCTCCACGTTGGAAGGTGGCCGCAGTTGACATTGAGGCAGCAGCAAGTGGAGGTGTAGGTGGTGGCAGGGGATCGCCGCCACGCATCTTTTCGCAGCAGCAATCAATGCAGCAGCAGTACCAACAGCAATTGCAGCAGCAAACCAAcatggctgctgctgcagctgcacttctttaccagcagcaacagcagcagcagcaactacAGCAACAGCAACTACAGCAACAGCAgctacagcaacagcagcaagcgCATGCTCGTCCCAGTGGAAGTGCCATGACCTTGGAACCGGAGACTGCAGTGCAGGCCGTGCAGCAGTTGCTTGAAGAGAACAGCGCACTGAAGGCTGAGCTAGACATGTACTACAGCAAGGTGTCCCGGCTGCAGCGGTTGGAATTGGAGCTTCagaagctgcagaacgaccacgACAGCCTGGCGCAGTCAACAGAAAAGCGCGAGCGCTTGCACGGTGCCATGCAGTCTCGCCTTGAGCGGGAGCTCAGCAAGTCACAAGAGGTGTCACGCCGACTCAAAG AGCAACTGGATGCCACACTGACACAGCTGTCTATTCGATCG CTGCCAGACCACGGTGACTCTGAACTGAAGAAAGAAGTCAGCAGAAGGGATGTGCTAATTGCACAGCTTCTCACGCAAA ACAAGGAGCTTACTGCTGAGAAGGAGCGCAAGGAGATAGAGCTACAGGCACAACGAGCGACACTGCAGGAGCAGCGCAACCACATCGATATCCTTGACAATGCACTGAACAATGCACAAGCCAACGTGGTCAAATTGGAAGAAGAG tGTCGCAAGAAGCAGTTTTATGTGGAACGGGCTGGTCAGCTTCAGAAGCATCTAGCCGAAATGCAGATGGCGAGTGAACGGAGGCTGCAGATGGAGAAGCGTTTCCGAAGCCAGCTGGAGCGGGATGTAGAAAACCTTACCGCACAAAAG ACCGATGGTAAATCACCTAGCAATCCAAGGAAGGAATCGGAGGACGTGGAGATCCTCAAGAAGACATTGAGAGAGTACGAGGAGAAGATAATTGGCCTGGAAAACGAAGTGGCAAAG TGGGAGCAGAGATACCTGGAGGAAAGCACAATGCGCCAAATTGCTGTGGATGCTGCTTCTGTGCCCAA GGATGCCAAGATAGCTGCATTGGAGCGCACCTCCCAGGAGAGCGAGAAGCTGATTGCGCAGGTCCGGTCAGAGAAGCTCAAGCAGATGGACGAGCTTTATGCATCACAACGAAAGTGCGCTGAGCAGGAAGGAAA GCTGAAGGACCTGGAGTCCCGGCTCGCAGAGAAAGATGCCATGATTCGAGTACTGCAACAGCACTCCCAGGAGAAAGATGCGGTACTGCAGAGCGCTGTCATGGGGCGACCACGGCATGCACGGGCAGCTTCCTCTGTCACGTTGGGCTCTGCCGCTACGGGGACAGCTGCACATCGCAGGACAGGCAGCAAGGATGAGATTG GCTCTTCTAGTCTCTCCGGCGTGGTCACCAGTGAAGCAGCAGCTAGTGCAACAAGTACTGCAGTCTCGCAGTCACAGTGCTCAGATTCCAAGAAGAGTATCGATGAACAGCTCAAGGAGTTTGGATCCCGACTCTCTAACAAG tttttcttttaa
- the LOC142572423 gene encoding uncharacterized protein LOC142572423 isoform X1 gives MRFLPPPCANDRADDSGNYYNISQRLKMKAVRSTLSSTSYATHNGQTPFYQSSYCQSCSGSETDVSTSTENLSAEERLALRRGERQEPQGEETALTEDELSSRSNTLVIRNNSSIDGFTSPFYGKPPESGPVKGMTPLPAANAPVREITEIPKHYLDQSEVLKHLAKEVHKDPQCVRKGSTGSFSFSQSHNDLSPVVNGGSSSPRWKVAAVDIEAAASGGVGGGRGSPPRIFSQQQSMQQQYQQQLQQQTNMAAAAAALLYQQQQQQQQLQQQQLQQQQLQQQQQAHARPSGSAMTLEPETAVQAVQQLLEENSALKAELDMYYSKVSRLQRLELELQKLQNDHDSLAQSTEKRERLHGAMQSRLERELSKSQEVSRRLKEQLDATLTQLSIRSLPDHGDSELKKEVSRRDVLIAQLLTQNKELTAEKERKEIELQAQRATLQEQRNHIDILDNALNNAQANVVKLEEECRKKQFYVERAGQLQKHLAEMQMASERRLQMEKRFRSQLERDVENLTAQKTDGKSPSNPRKESEDVEILKKTLREYEEKIIGLENEVAKWEQRYLEESTMRQIAVDAASVPKDAKIAALERTSQESEKLIAQVRSEKLKQMDELYASQRKCAEQEGKLKDLESRLAEKDAMIRVLQQHSQEKDAVLQSAVMGRPRHARAASSVTLGSAATGTAAHRRTGSKDEIGSSSLSGVVTSEAAASATSTAVSQSQCSDSKKSIDEQLKEFGSRLSNKESIIDTLRLDNEHTTTRLWRV, from the exons ATGCGCTTCCTTCCTCCTC CATGCGCTAATGATCGAGCGGATGACAGTGGGAACTATTACAATATCAGTCAACGCTTGAAAATGAAAGCTGTGCGTAGCACCCTCTCCTCCACGTCGTATGCCACCCACAATGGCCAAACGCCGTTCTACCAATCGA GCTACTGCCAGAGCTGCTCTGGGAGTGAGACAGATGTCTCCACATCGACCGAGAACTTGAGTGCGGAGGAGCGACTTGCCCTGAGACGCGGGGAGCGGCAGGAACCCCAGGGCGAGGAAACGGCGCTCACCGAGGATGAGCTCAGCTCACGTTCGAACACTCTTGTGATCCGAAACAACAGCTCCATTGATGGTTTTACATCACCATTCTATGGGAAGCCACCAGAAAGCGGTCCTGTAAAGGGCATGACACCATTGCCAGCAGCAAATGCGCCTGTGCGTGAAATCACCGAGATACCTAAGCATTACTTGGACCAGTCCGAAGTGCTCAAGCACCTTGCCAAAGAAGTGCACAAGGACCCTCAATGTGTGCGCAAGGGCTCCACGGGAAGCTTCTCCTTTTCCCAGTCTCACAACGACCTCAGCCCT GTTGTGAATGGAGGCAGCAGCTCTCCACGTTGGAAGGTGGCCGCAGTTGACATTGAGGCAGCAGCAAGTGGAGGTGTAGGTGGTGGCAGGGGATCGCCGCCACGCATCTTTTCGCAGCAGCAATCAATGCAGCAGCAGTACCAACAGCAATTGCAGCAGCAAACCAAcatggctgctgctgcagctgcacttctttaccagcagcaacagcagcagcagcaactacAGCAACAGCAACTACAGCAACAGCAgctacagcaacagcagcaagcgCATGCTCGTCCCAGTGGAAGTGCCATGACCTTGGAACCGGAGACTGCAGTGCAGGCCGTGCAGCAGTTGCTTGAAGAGAACAGCGCACTGAAGGCTGAGCTAGACATGTACTACAGCAAGGTGTCCCGGCTGCAGCGGTTGGAATTGGAGCTTCagaagctgcagaacgaccacgACAGCCTGGCGCAGTCAACAGAAAAGCGCGAGCGCTTGCACGGTGCCATGCAGTCTCGCCTTGAGCGGGAGCTCAGCAAGTCACAAGAGGTGTCACGCCGACTCAAAG AGCAACTGGATGCCACACTGACACAGCTGTCTATTCGATCG CTGCCAGACCACGGTGACTCTGAACTGAAGAAAGAAGTCAGCAGAAGGGATGTGCTAATTGCACAGCTTCTCACGCAAA ACAAGGAGCTTACTGCTGAGAAGGAGCGCAAGGAGATAGAGCTACAGGCACAACGAGCGACACTGCAGGAGCAGCGCAACCACATCGATATCCTTGACAATGCACTGAACAATGCACAAGCCAACGTGGTCAAATTGGAAGAAGAG tGTCGCAAGAAGCAGTTTTATGTGGAACGGGCTGGTCAGCTTCAGAAGCATCTAGCCGAAATGCAGATGGCGAGTGAACGGAGGCTGCAGATGGAGAAGCGTTTCCGAAGCCAGCTGGAGCGGGATGTAGAAAACCTTACCGCACAAAAG ACCGATGGTAAATCACCTAGCAATCCAAGGAAGGAATCGGAGGACGTGGAGATCCTCAAGAAGACATTGAGAGAGTACGAGGAGAAGATAATTGGCCTGGAAAACGAAGTGGCAAAG TGGGAGCAGAGATACCTGGAGGAAAGCACAATGCGCCAAATTGCTGTGGATGCTGCTTCTGTGCCCAA GGATGCCAAGATAGCTGCATTGGAGCGCACCTCCCAGGAGAGCGAGAAGCTGATTGCGCAGGTCCGGTCAGAGAAGCTCAAGCAGATGGACGAGCTTTATGCATCACAACGAAAGTGCGCTGAGCAGGAAGGAAA GCTGAAGGACCTGGAGTCCCGGCTCGCAGAGAAAGATGCCATGATTCGAGTACTGCAACAGCACTCCCAGGAGAAAGATGCGGTACTGCAGAGCGCTGTCATGGGGCGACCACGGCATGCACGGGCAGCTTCCTCTGTCACGTTGGGCTCTGCCGCTACGGGGACAGCTGCACATCGCAGGACAGGCAGCAAGGATGAGATTG GCTCTTCTAGTCTCTCCGGCGTGGTCACCAGTGAAGCAGCAGCTAGTGCAACAAGTACTGCAGTCTCGCAGTCACAGTGCTCAGATTCCAAGAAGAGTATCGATGAACAGCTCAAGGAGTTTGGATCCCGACTCTCTAACAAG GAATCAATAATAGACACATTGCGGCTCGACAACGAACACACCACCACTCGGCTTTGGAGGGTCTGA
- the LOC142572423 gene encoding uncharacterized protein LOC142572423 isoform X2, with product MACANDRADDSGNYYNISQRLKMKAVRSTLSSTSYATHNGQTPFYQSSYCQSCSGSETDVSTSTENLSAEERLALRRGERQEPQGEETALTEDELSSRSNTLVIRNNSSIDGFTSPFYGKPPESGPVKGMTPLPAANAPVREITEIPKHYLDQSEVLKHLAKEVHKDPQCVRKGSTGSFSFSQSHNDLSPVVNGGSSSPRWKVAAVDIEAAASGGVGGGRGSPPRIFSQQQSMQQQYQQQLQQQTNMAAAAAALLYQQQQQQQQLQQQQLQQQQLQQQQQAHARPSGSAMTLEPETAVQAVQQLLEENSALKAELDMYYSKVSRLQRLELELQKLQNDHDSLAQSTEKRERLHGAMQSRLERELSKSQEVSRRLKEQLDATLTQLSIRSLPDHGDSELKKEVSRRDVLIAQLLTQNKELTAEKERKEIELQAQRATLQEQRNHIDILDNALNNAQANVVKLEEECRKKQFYVERAGQLQKHLAEMQMASERRLQMEKRFRSQLERDVENLTAQKTDGKSPSNPRKESEDVEILKKTLREYEEKIIGLENEVAKWEQRYLEESTMRQIAVDAASVPKDAKIAALERTSQESEKLIAQVRSEKLKQMDELYASQRKCAEQEGKLKDLESRLAEKDAMIRVLQQHSQEKDAVLQSAVMGRPRHARAASSVTLGSAATGTAAHRRTGSKDEIGSSSLSGVVTSEAAASATSTAVSQSQCSDSKKSIDEQLKEFGSRLSNKESIIDTLRLDNEHTTTRLWRV from the exons CATGCGCTAATGATCGAGCGGATGACAGTGGGAACTATTACAATATCAGTCAACGCTTGAAAATGAAAGCTGTGCGTAGCACCCTCTCCTCCACGTCGTATGCCACCCACAATGGCCAAACGCCGTTCTACCAATCGA GCTACTGCCAGAGCTGCTCTGGGAGTGAGACAGATGTCTCCACATCGACCGAGAACTTGAGTGCGGAGGAGCGACTTGCCCTGAGACGCGGGGAGCGGCAGGAACCCCAGGGCGAGGAAACGGCGCTCACCGAGGATGAGCTCAGCTCACGTTCGAACACTCTTGTGATCCGAAACAACAGCTCCATTGATGGTTTTACATCACCATTCTATGGGAAGCCACCAGAAAGCGGTCCTGTAAAGGGCATGACACCATTGCCAGCAGCAAATGCGCCTGTGCGTGAAATCACCGAGATACCTAAGCATTACTTGGACCAGTCCGAAGTGCTCAAGCACCTTGCCAAAGAAGTGCACAAGGACCCTCAATGTGTGCGCAAGGGCTCCACGGGAAGCTTCTCCTTTTCCCAGTCTCACAACGACCTCAGCCCT GTTGTGAATGGAGGCAGCAGCTCTCCACGTTGGAAGGTGGCCGCAGTTGACATTGAGGCAGCAGCAAGTGGAGGTGTAGGTGGTGGCAGGGGATCGCCGCCACGCATCTTTTCGCAGCAGCAATCAATGCAGCAGCAGTACCAACAGCAATTGCAGCAGCAAACCAAcatggctgctgctgcagctgcacttctttaccagcagcaacagcagcagcagcaactacAGCAACAGCAACTACAGCAACAGCAgctacagcaacagcagcaagcgCATGCTCGTCCCAGTGGAAGTGCCATGACCTTGGAACCGGAGACTGCAGTGCAGGCCGTGCAGCAGTTGCTTGAAGAGAACAGCGCACTGAAGGCTGAGCTAGACATGTACTACAGCAAGGTGTCCCGGCTGCAGCGGTTGGAATTGGAGCTTCagaagctgcagaacgaccacgACAGCCTGGCGCAGTCAACAGAAAAGCGCGAGCGCTTGCACGGTGCCATGCAGTCTCGCCTTGAGCGGGAGCTCAGCAAGTCACAAGAGGTGTCACGCCGACTCAAAG AGCAACTGGATGCCACACTGACACAGCTGTCTATTCGATCG CTGCCAGACCACGGTGACTCTGAACTGAAGAAAGAAGTCAGCAGAAGGGATGTGCTAATTGCACAGCTTCTCACGCAAA ACAAGGAGCTTACTGCTGAGAAGGAGCGCAAGGAGATAGAGCTACAGGCACAACGAGCGACACTGCAGGAGCAGCGCAACCACATCGATATCCTTGACAATGCACTGAACAATGCACAAGCCAACGTGGTCAAATTGGAAGAAGAG tGTCGCAAGAAGCAGTTTTATGTGGAACGGGCTGGTCAGCTTCAGAAGCATCTAGCCGAAATGCAGATGGCGAGTGAACGGAGGCTGCAGATGGAGAAGCGTTTCCGAAGCCAGCTGGAGCGGGATGTAGAAAACCTTACCGCACAAAAG ACCGATGGTAAATCACCTAGCAATCCAAGGAAGGAATCGGAGGACGTGGAGATCCTCAAGAAGACATTGAGAGAGTACGAGGAGAAGATAATTGGCCTGGAAAACGAAGTGGCAAAG TGGGAGCAGAGATACCTGGAGGAAAGCACAATGCGCCAAATTGCTGTGGATGCTGCTTCTGTGCCCAA GGATGCCAAGATAGCTGCATTGGAGCGCACCTCCCAGGAGAGCGAGAAGCTGATTGCGCAGGTCCGGTCAGAGAAGCTCAAGCAGATGGACGAGCTTTATGCATCACAACGAAAGTGCGCTGAGCAGGAAGGAAA GCTGAAGGACCTGGAGTCCCGGCTCGCAGAGAAAGATGCCATGATTCGAGTACTGCAACAGCACTCCCAGGAGAAAGATGCGGTACTGCAGAGCGCTGTCATGGGGCGACCACGGCATGCACGGGCAGCTTCCTCTGTCACGTTGGGCTCTGCCGCTACGGGGACAGCTGCACATCGCAGGACAGGCAGCAAGGATGAGATTG GCTCTTCTAGTCTCTCCGGCGTGGTCACCAGTGAAGCAGCAGCTAGTGCAACAAGTACTGCAGTCTCGCAGTCACAGTGCTCAGATTCCAAGAAGAGTATCGATGAACAGCTCAAGGAGTTTGGATCCCGACTCTCTAACAAG GAATCAATAATAGACACATTGCGGCTCGACAACGAACACACCACCACTCGGCTTTGGAGGGTCTGA
- the LOC142572423 gene encoding uncharacterized protein LOC142572423 isoform X4, producing the protein MKAVRSTLSSTSYATHNGQTPFYQSSYCQSCSGSETDVSTSTENLSAEERLALRRGERQEPQGEETALTEDELSSRSNTLVIRNNSSIDGFTSPFYGKPPESGPVKGMTPLPAANAPVREITEIPKHYLDQSEVLKHLAKEVHKDPQCVRKGSTGSFSFSQSHNDLSPVVNGGSSSPRWKVAAVDIEAAASGGVGGGRGSPPRIFSQQQSMQQQYQQQLQQQTNMAAAAAALLYQQQQQQQQLQQQQLQQQQLQQQQQAHARPSGSAMTLEPETAVQAVQQLLEENSALKAELDMYYSKVSRLQRLELELQKLQNDHDSLAQSTEKRERLHGAMQSRLERELSKSQEVSRRLKEQLDATLTQLSIRSLPDHGDSELKKEVSRRDVLIAQLLTQNKELTAEKERKEIELQAQRATLQEQRNHIDILDNALNNAQANVVKLEEECRKKQFYVERAGQLQKHLAEMQMASERRLQMEKRFRSQLERDVENLTAQKTDGKSPSNPRKESEDVEILKKTLREYEEKIIGLENEVAKWEQRYLEESTMRQIAVDAASVPKDAKIAALERTSQESEKLIAQVRSEKLKQMDELYASQRKCAEQEGKLKDLESRLAEKDAMIRVLQQHSQEKDAVLQSAVMGRPRHARAASSVTLGSAATGTAAHRRTGSKDEIGSSSLSGVVTSEAAASATSTAVSQSQCSDSKKSIDEQLKEFGSRLSNKESIIDTLRLDNEHTTTRLWRV; encoded by the exons ATGAAAGCTGTGCGTAGCACCCTCTCCTCCACGTCGTATGCCACCCACAATGGCCAAACGCCGTTCTACCAATCGA GCTACTGCCAGAGCTGCTCTGGGAGTGAGACAGATGTCTCCACATCGACCGAGAACTTGAGTGCGGAGGAGCGACTTGCCCTGAGACGCGGGGAGCGGCAGGAACCCCAGGGCGAGGAAACGGCGCTCACCGAGGATGAGCTCAGCTCACGTTCGAACACTCTTGTGATCCGAAACAACAGCTCCATTGATGGTTTTACATCACCATTCTATGGGAAGCCACCAGAAAGCGGTCCTGTAAAGGGCATGACACCATTGCCAGCAGCAAATGCGCCTGTGCGTGAAATCACCGAGATACCTAAGCATTACTTGGACCAGTCCGAAGTGCTCAAGCACCTTGCCAAAGAAGTGCACAAGGACCCTCAATGTGTGCGCAAGGGCTCCACGGGAAGCTTCTCCTTTTCCCAGTCTCACAACGACCTCAGCCCT GTTGTGAATGGAGGCAGCAGCTCTCCACGTTGGAAGGTGGCCGCAGTTGACATTGAGGCAGCAGCAAGTGGAGGTGTAGGTGGTGGCAGGGGATCGCCGCCACGCATCTTTTCGCAGCAGCAATCAATGCAGCAGCAGTACCAACAGCAATTGCAGCAGCAAACCAAcatggctgctgctgcagctgcacttctttaccagcagcaacagcagcagcagcaactacAGCAACAGCAACTACAGCAACAGCAgctacagcaacagcagcaagcgCATGCTCGTCCCAGTGGAAGTGCCATGACCTTGGAACCGGAGACTGCAGTGCAGGCCGTGCAGCAGTTGCTTGAAGAGAACAGCGCACTGAAGGCTGAGCTAGACATGTACTACAGCAAGGTGTCCCGGCTGCAGCGGTTGGAATTGGAGCTTCagaagctgcagaacgaccacgACAGCCTGGCGCAGTCAACAGAAAAGCGCGAGCGCTTGCACGGTGCCATGCAGTCTCGCCTTGAGCGGGAGCTCAGCAAGTCACAAGAGGTGTCACGCCGACTCAAAG AGCAACTGGATGCCACACTGACACAGCTGTCTATTCGATCG CTGCCAGACCACGGTGACTCTGAACTGAAGAAAGAAGTCAGCAGAAGGGATGTGCTAATTGCACAGCTTCTCACGCAAA ACAAGGAGCTTACTGCTGAGAAGGAGCGCAAGGAGATAGAGCTACAGGCACAACGAGCGACACTGCAGGAGCAGCGCAACCACATCGATATCCTTGACAATGCACTGAACAATGCACAAGCCAACGTGGTCAAATTGGAAGAAGAG tGTCGCAAGAAGCAGTTTTATGTGGAACGGGCTGGTCAGCTTCAGAAGCATCTAGCCGAAATGCAGATGGCGAGTGAACGGAGGCTGCAGATGGAGAAGCGTTTCCGAAGCCAGCTGGAGCGGGATGTAGAAAACCTTACCGCACAAAAG ACCGATGGTAAATCACCTAGCAATCCAAGGAAGGAATCGGAGGACGTGGAGATCCTCAAGAAGACATTGAGAGAGTACGAGGAGAAGATAATTGGCCTGGAAAACGAAGTGGCAAAG TGGGAGCAGAGATACCTGGAGGAAAGCACAATGCGCCAAATTGCTGTGGATGCTGCTTCTGTGCCCAA GGATGCCAAGATAGCTGCATTGGAGCGCACCTCCCAGGAGAGCGAGAAGCTGATTGCGCAGGTCCGGTCAGAGAAGCTCAAGCAGATGGACGAGCTTTATGCATCACAACGAAAGTGCGCTGAGCAGGAAGGAAA GCTGAAGGACCTGGAGTCCCGGCTCGCAGAGAAAGATGCCATGATTCGAGTACTGCAACAGCACTCCCAGGAGAAAGATGCGGTACTGCAGAGCGCTGTCATGGGGCGACCACGGCATGCACGGGCAGCTTCCTCTGTCACGTTGGGCTCTGCCGCTACGGGGACAGCTGCACATCGCAGGACAGGCAGCAAGGATGAGATTG GCTCTTCTAGTCTCTCCGGCGTGGTCACCAGTGAAGCAGCAGCTAGTGCAACAAGTACTGCAGTCTCGCAGTCACAGTGCTCAGATTCCAAGAAGAGTATCGATGAACAGCTCAAGGAGTTTGGATCCCGACTCTCTAACAAG GAATCAATAATAGACACATTGCGGCTCGACAACGAACACACCACCACTCGGCTTTGGAGGGTCTGA
- the LOC142570389 gene encoding PAXIP1-associated glutamate-rich protein 1-like, producing MSMNAVDEDWKVECSDDEKYLSQRDDHGGRSWEPIPEDIIRLYTTLVEKGTLELEWRCPGRRSPSVHSNESEGAERRAVEENQTKTSEPNEFDFDDDEGPDTSCSPKITPRRRAAPPSSVQKRVAKFDKIVFDVRRQRELDAIDKIEQRQQPQQAESSSSPSVKR from the coding sequence ATGTCTATGAACGCAGTGGACGAGGACTGGAAAGTAGAGTGCAGCGACGATGAGAAATACCTGTCGCAGCGCGATGATCATGGCGGTCGAAGCTGGGAGCCCATTCCCGAGGATATCATTCGTTTATACACAACTTTGGTTGAAAAAGGTACGCTCGAGCTCGAATGGCGTTGCCCGGGCCGGCGTTCTCCGAGCGTCCATTCGAACGAGTCGGAAGGAGCGGAGCGACGCGCCGTGGAAGAGAACCAGACTAAGACGTCCGAACCGAACGAGTTCGACTTCGACGACGACGAAGGCCCGGACACCAGCTGCAGCCCGAAGATTACGCCTCGGCGCCGAGCGGCGCCGCCTAGCAGCGTACAGAAGCGGGTCGCGAAATTTGACAAGATCGTTTTTGATGTGCGCAGACAGCGCGAGCTCGATGCCATTGATAAAATCGAGCAGCGACAGCAGCCCCAGCAAGCGGAAAGCAGCTCGTCACCCAGCGTCAAGCGTTAA